The following are from one region of the Myxocyprinus asiaticus isolate MX2 ecotype Aquarium Trade chromosome 2, UBuf_Myxa_2, whole genome shotgun sequence genome:
- the LOC127455470 gene encoding cornifelin homolog B-like — translation MAFQQQPKPFVMTHTANQWSSGICDCCDDMKSCCFAFWCFPCFACVTARNYGECLCLPLLDGSGFIPPITLSMRVSARNRYGIQGTICNDLIHSIFCGPCVWCQMAREMDTREQTVTLASRQAR, via the exons ATGGCCTTTCAACAGCAGCCCAAGCCCTTTGTCATGACACACACCGCCAACCAATGGAGTTCTGGAATCTGTGACTGCTGCGACGATATGAAAAGCT GTTGCTTTGCATTCTGGTGCTTTCCCTGTTTTGCTTGTGTGACGGCTCGGAATTATGGCGAGTGTTTGTGTTTGCCTCTGCTCGATGGATCTGGTTTCATTCCTCCAATAACATTGTCCATGAGGGTATCAGCACGCAATCGCTACGGAATCCAG GGAACTATATGTAATGACTTAATTCATTCCATCTTCTGTGGTCCCTGCGTCTGGTGTCAGATGGCACGAGAAATGGACACCCGTGAACAAACTGTCACACTTGCCAGCCGACAAGCaagataa
- the LOC127455348 gene encoding probable G-protein coupled receptor 132, producing MLFNLSNGSCQIPLANDRVGLTYIYSFAFSLGLPANLLSLWGLYQLGRSGVGGCQLVYILNLLLSDLLQLLTLPLWILYLQGDHRWPYGSMTCQLVGYVFYVNLYASVIFLCLIALDRCLAIVYPLSSRGVRKVRVAAFSGVVVWTLIFLFCLTGLYPSVFEPQRELCLEQFPISNRYAYFKISTVALGFLMPCSILGYTSARIGRTLRSSLSVSDHERRRIVATLIVITVIFIVIFGPYHLLGGYRFVMLLLTENEKDQCSVELSLYLYYRICYGLTSLNTLLDPLLYIFLCNDARQELRKSLLCPCTGHRVH from the exons ATGCTTTTCA ACCTGAGCAATGGGAGCTGCCAAATCCCTCTGGCAAATGACCGAGTTGGTCTAACCTACATCTACAGCTTTGCCTTCTCTCTGGGTCTCCCAGCCAACCTGCTCTCCCTTTGGGGACTTTACCAGCTAGGCCGGTCTGGTGTGGGCGGCTGCCAGCTGGTTTATATACTGAACTTACTGCTTTCGGATCTTCTTCAGCTACTTACCTTGCCTCTTTGGATCCTTTACCTgcagggagaccaccgctggcCTTACGGGTCTATGACATGCCAGTTAGTGGGCTATGTCTTCTACGTTAACCTCTATGCAAGTGTCATCTTTCTTTGTCTCATTGCCCTGGACCGCTGTCTCGCAATCGTGTACCCTCTAAGCAGCCGTGGTGTACGGAAGGTGCGAGTAGCAGCATTCTCCGGTGTTGTAGTCTGGACTTTGATATTTCTTTTCTGTCTGACTGGCCTCTACCCATCTGTCTTTGAGCCCCAGAGAGAACTATGTCTTGAGCAGTTTCCCATAAGCAACAGATATGCTTACTTTAAGATTTCCACAGTAGCTTTAGGGTTTCTGATGCCCTGCTCTATACTAGG GTACACCTCAGCCCGAATTGGCCGGACTCTACGGAGCTCCCTGTCTGTCTCTGATCACGAACGCCGCAGAATTGTGGCGACCCTGATTGTCATCACGGTCatctttattgtcatttttggtcCCTATCATCTGTTGGGTGGCTACAGATTTGTCATGCTGCTTCTCACAGAAAATGAGAAGGACCAGTGTTCAGTGGAACTTTCCCTCTACCTTTACTATCGGATCTGCTATGGTCTCACCAGCCTCAACACCCTTCTAGACCCTCTTCTGTATATCTTTCTTTGCAATGATGCTCGTCAGGAGCTTCGCAAATCTCTTCTCTGCCCCTGCACAGGTCATAGGGTGCACTAG